The Papio anubis isolate 15944 chromosome 1, Panubis1.0, whole genome shotgun sequence genome window below encodes:
- the EDN2 gene encoding endothelin-2, with amino-acid sequence MSYLLSLTPGHWQQALPAPGQPARSAAAMVSMPTTWCSVALALLVALHEGKGQAAATLEQPASSPHAQGTHLRLRRCSCSSWLDKECVYFCHLDIIWVNTPEQTAPYGLGNPPRRRRRSLPRRCQCSSARDPSCATFCLRRPWTEARAVPSRKSPADVFQTGKTGATRGELLQRLRDISTVKSLLAKRQQEAMREPRPTHSRWRKR; translated from the exons ATGAGCTATCTGCTCAGCTTAACACCAGGACACTGGCAACAGGCGCTCCCTGCTCCAGGCCAGCCCGCCCGCTCCGCCGCTGCTATGGTCTCCATGCCCACCACCTGGTGCTCTGTTGCGCTAGCCCTGCTCGTGGCCCTGCATGAAG GGAAGGGCCAGGCTGCTGCCACCCTGGAGCAGCCAGCATCCTCACCTCATGCCCAAGGCACCCACCTGCGGCTTCGCCGTTGCTCCTGCAGCTCCTGGCTCGACAAGGAGTGCGTCTACTTCTGCCACTTGGACATCATCTGGGTGAACACTCCTGA ACAGACAGCTCCTTACGGCCTGGGAAACCCGCCAAGACGCCGGCGCCGCTCCCTGCCAAGGCGCTGTCAGTGCTCCAGCGCCAGGGACCCCTCCTGTGCCACCTTCTGCCTTCGAAGGCCCTG GACTGAAGCCCGGGCAGTCCCAAGCCGGAAGTCCCCAGCAGACGTGTTCCAGACTGGCAAGACAGGGGCCACTAGAGGAGAGCTTCTCCAAAGGCTGAG GGACATTTCCACAGTCAAGAGCCTCCTTGCCAAGCGACAGCAGGAGGCGATGCGGGAGCCGCGGCCCACACACTCCAGGTGGAGGAAGAGATAG